One part of the Dioscorea cayenensis subsp. rotundata cultivar TDr96_F1 chromosome 2, TDr96_F1_v2_PseudoChromosome.rev07_lg8_w22 25.fasta, whole genome shotgun sequence genome encodes these proteins:
- the LOC120269626 gene encoding protein RKD5: protein MTSPIQPPLHCRLLSALFVFKNNLNQELIRSVHVYKVCTEVGEEERRVEREFLFSPTSCLEIHTPSFGHQLLPGSTADITKWRHQEGEAVGLWLCILAFDAAKPSTSSPIPPILCFSRNPRLKSVQSLASDLNKVFQLRGLQTQISGSSILERTFTDENVVIANSRRHHQDPISHSCFSVMQQLSKDKENGINLPETSVSIKKKRAATEHVASIALRDLEKYFNLPIAEASKKLKVGLTVLKRKCREYGILRWPHRKIKSLDTLIHSVQEEVTRQELENKAAGAKAAARRKQMLESEKKCIETTPFMELQRETKLFRQDVFKRRHRAKAQSKKSDDKHLRC, encoded by the exons ATGACTTCTCCCATTCAACCCCCTCTTCATTGTCGACTCCTCTCTGCTCTctttgttttcaagaacaacCTCAACCAAG AGTTGATCAGGAGTGTTCATGTGTACAAAGTTTGCACGGAGGTTGGGGAGGAGGAGAGGCGGGTGGAGAGGGAGTTCCTCTTTTCACCGACTTCGTGCCTCGAGATTCACACTCCTTCCTTTGGCCACCAGCTTTTGCCTGGATCAACGGCTGATATCACGAAGTGGAGGCACCAAGAAGGGGAGGCTGTTGGCCTATGGCTTTGCATACTTGCTTTTGACGCTGCTAAACCATCAACCTCCTCCCCAATTCCTCCAATTCTCTGCTTTTCAAG AAACCCAAGGTTGAAGTCTGTGCAATCTCTTGCTAGTGATCTAAATAAGGTTTTCCAGTTGAGAGGACTGCAAACACAAATATCGGGTTCTTCTATTCTAGAGAGAACATTTACAGATGAAAATGTTGTCATAGCCAACTCTCGTAGACATCATCAAGACCCTATATCTCATTCTTGTTTCAGTGTCATGCAACAATTAtcgaaagataaagaaaatggCATAAATTTACCAG AGACTAGCGTATCTATAAAAAAGAAACGAGCTGCAACGGAACATGTGGCAAGCATTGCTTTGCGAGACCTAGAGAAGTACTTTAATCTTCCGATCGCAGAAGCTTCTAAAAAGTTGAAAGTTGGACTTACTGTGTTAAAGAGGAAATGCAGGGAATATGGTATACTTCGTTGGCCTCATCGTAAAATAAAGTCACTTGACACACTCATTCATAGTGTCCAG GAGGAGGTCACTCGACAAGAGCTAGAGAACAAAGCCGCTGGAGCTAAAGCTGCAGCAAGGAGGAAACAAATGCTAGAGAGTGAAAAGAAGTGCATTGAAACAACACCCTTCATGGAATTACAAAGGGAGACTAAGCTGTTCCGTCAAGATGTTTTCAAGAGAAGGCATAGAGCCAAAGCTCAAAGCAAGAAATCAGATGACAAGCATTTGAGATGTTAG